The following coding sequences lie in one Lolium perenne isolate Kyuss_39 chromosome 2, Kyuss_2.0, whole genome shotgun sequence genomic window:
- the LOC127331755 gene encoding RNA pseudouridine synthase 6, chloroplastic has protein sequence MPKPAASLASLLPQLWHRPFSPPPRLPRVLSSSSSSLLTTRHIPRSRFRSSPTTHLGAAATAVTTAADSLEAPTANLYPLYDRLLPCPSQDFPPRIEHLVARKDEVAGDFISRSLSLPPLYVADLIKFGAVYYALVAPQPPPYADPAHVRIFREVTEPSILRRRASIKGKTVREAQKTFRVTDPSQHLEAGTYLRVHVHPKRFPRNYEIDWKSRVVATTDSYVVLNKPAATAVGGSTDNIEESCVVFTSRALGLESPLMTTHQIDNCSEGCVVLSKTKEFCSVFHGLIRERQVKKLYLALTTGHVAPGIITHYMRPLNRAPRLVSEDQIGGWYLCQMEILECKKVPWPKSLITKVHKVDNCGWPKQEAAYECKINLMTGKTHQIRAQLAAIGAPIVGDSAYMTGAIAAKANPSINPYGRESLNYSSEEEKAAAVEAWVACHGKEPKSVIGLQASEISWDYEGERHYHKAGVPWWRQDAVESDLV, from the exons ATGCCGAAGCCCGCGGCGTCCTTGGCCTCCCTCCTCCCGCAGCTATGGCACCGCCCCTTCTCGCCGCCTCCCCGCCTCCCCcgcgtcctctcctcctcctcttcctcgctcctcaccacccgccACATCCCACGCAGCCGCTTCCGCTCCTCCCCCACCACGCACCtcggcgccgccgccaccgcggtaACCACCGCCGCTGACTCTCTGGAAGCCCCAACAGCCAACTT GTATCCACTGTACGACAGGCTTCTGCCTTGCCCGTCGCAAGATTTCCCTCCGAGGATTGAGCACCTCGTCGCGCGGAAAGACGAGGTCGCCGGAGACTTCATCTCCAGGTCCCTCAGCCTCCCTCCTCT GTATGTTGCAGATCTCATCAAGTTTGGGGCCGTGTACTACGCTCTTGTCGCGCCACAGCCGCCTCCGTACGCTGATCCTGCGCATGTTAGGATCTTTAGAGAGGTGACCGAGCCTTCGATCCTGCGCCGGAGGGCGTCCATTAAAGGGAAGACCGTGAGGGAGGCTCAGAAGACCTTTCGGGTGACAGACCCCAGCCAGCATCTTGAAGCCGGCACCTACCTGCGGGTTCATGTGCATCCCAAACGGTTCCCCAG GAATTATGAAATTGACTGGAAATCCAGGGTAGTGGCGACCACTGATAGCTATGTTGTCCTCAATAAGCCAGCTGCAACAGCA GTAGGAGGATCAACTGATAACATTGAGGAATCCTGCGTGGTATTTACTTCACGTGCATTAGGACTAGAGAGCCCTTTAATGACAACCCATCAGATTGACAACTGTTCTGAGGGCTG TGTGGTATTGTCTAAAACCAAGGAATTCTGCTCAGTTTTCCATGGATTGATAAGG gaaagaCAGGTTAAGAAACTTTATCTCGCGCTTACAACAGGACATGTGGCTCCAGGAATAATTACTCATTACATGCGTCCTCTTAATCGTGCCCCCAGACTAGTTTCAGAAG ATCAGATTGGAGGATGGTATCTCTGTCAAATGGAGATATTAGAATGTAAGAAGGTCCCATGGCCAAAATCTTTGATAACAAAAGTCCACAAAGTGGACAACTGTGGGTGGCCCAAACAGGAAGCTGCCTATGAATGTAAGATCAATCTCATGACAGGGAAAACTCATCAG ATAAGAGCGCAACTGGCTGCTATAGGCGCTCCAATCGTAGGAGATTCTGCATACATGACTGGAGCAATTGCAGCGAAGGCTAACCCGAGTATAAACCCATATGGCAGGGAGAGCTTGAATTACAGTAGCGAAGAGGAAAAGGCTGCTGCTGTTGAAGCCTGGGTTGCTTGCCATGGCAAGGAGCCAAAATCTGTAATTGGTCTACAAGCATCTGAGATCTCGTGGGACTATGAAGGTGAGCGCCACTACCACAAGGCAGGGGTCCCATGGTGGCGGCAAGATGCGGTGGAGTCCGACCTGGTTTGA